The following are from one region of the Hymenobacter sp. YIM 151858-1 genome:
- the gcvH gene encoding glycine cleavage system protein GcvH has product MNLPSTLKYTKEHEWIRVEGDVAYVGITDFAQKELGDIVYVDIDTVDKEVSKDEVFGTVEAVKTVSDLFSPLSGTVLEVNAKLGDAPETVNADPYGDGWMIKMSISNPAEIDELLTAEAYGDLVGA; this is encoded by the coding sequence ATGAACCTGCCCAGCACCCTGAAGTACACCAAAGAGCACGAGTGGATCCGCGTTGAAGGTGATGTTGCCTACGTGGGCATCACCGATTTTGCCCAGAAAGAGCTGGGTGACATCGTGTACGTGGACATCGACACCGTTGACAAGGAAGTAAGCAAAGACGAAGTATTTGGCACGGTTGAAGCCGTTAAAACGGTATCCGACCTGTTCAGCCCGCTTTCGGGCACGGTGCTGGAAGTAAACGCCAAACTGGGCGACGCTCCCGAGACGGTAAACGCCGACCCCTACGGCGACGGCTGGATGATCAAAATGTCGATCAGCAACCCCGCCGAAATTGACGAGCTGCTGACCGCCGAAGCCTACGGCGACCTGGTAGGCGCTTAA
- a CDS encoding M28 family metallopeptidase, translated as MPRCRSLCYLGAALLLGLVPKGAASAQDMQRVRQTVAYLASPKLHGRGYVRHGERKAAQYIRRRFAALKLQPLAPDYFQPFQLPVNTFPGKLQLTVGKRALRSGEDFIAEPASGSGKLRGPVAYLDTLIFTNEQAGYRFLADSLRGRILVLRQRDAERIRTLPAAFERHLASAAARIVLVPDKLTASVSGQQAPQIRLQVLAAHWPKQAAAGTMVSLDVAAKLQPAYATQNVVGMVRGSAQPDSFLVVSAHYDHLGRMGKRAYFPGANDNASGTAMLLELAAYYTEHRPRYSVAFLAFGAEEAGLVGSRYFVQQPLVPLSRIRFLLNLDLEGTGQAGATVVNARLHEPEYQTLVRLNQQGNHLPALAPRGPAANSDHYPFSEAGVPAFFVYLRGTPTHYHDVHDRAETLPLSGFAGLFKLATTFLNQLQQQR; from the coding sequence ATGCCTAGGTGCCGCAGCCTCTGCTACCTAGGGGCAGCTTTGCTGCTTGGGCTGGTGCCCAAAGGGGCCGCTTCGGCTCAGGATATGCAGCGGGTGCGCCAAACGGTAGCGTACCTGGCCAGCCCAAAGCTGCACGGGCGCGGCTACGTACGGCACGGCGAGCGTAAGGCGGCCCAGTACATCAGGCGCCGTTTTGCGGCGCTTAAGCTGCAGCCGCTTGCCCCCGATTACTTTCAGCCGTTTCAGCTGCCGGTAAACACCTTTCCGGGCAAACTACAGCTTACGGTGGGCAAGCGCGCACTCCGCTCCGGCGAGGACTTTATTGCCGAGCCTGCTTCGGGCTCGGGTAAACTGCGCGGCCCAGTTGCGTACCTCGATACGCTGATCTTCACCAACGAGCAGGCTGGTTACCGCTTCTTAGCCGACTCCCTACGGGGCCGCATCCTGGTTCTGCGGCAGCGCGACGCTGAACGCATCCGTACGCTGCCCGCTGCTTTCGAACGGCACCTTGCCTCGGCAGCTGCCCGCATCGTGCTAGTGCCGGATAAGCTCACGGCTTCGGTAAGCGGGCAGCAGGCGCCGCAAATACGCCTGCAGGTATTGGCCGCTCATTGGCCGAAGCAAGCTGCAGCAGGTACGATGGTTTCGCTGGATGTGGCAGCCAAACTGCAGCCAGCCTATGCCACGCAGAATGTGGTTGGTATGGTGCGCGGCAGTGCGCAGCCCGATTCGTTTTTGGTAGTATCCGCTCATTACGACCACTTGGGGCGCATGGGCAAGCGGGCCTACTTCCCGGGCGCCAACGACAACGCCAGCGGTACGGCCATGCTGCTGGAGCTTGCTGCCTACTACACCGAGCACCGACCTAGGTACTCGGTGGCCTTCCTGGCGTTTGGGGCCGAGGAGGCAGGCCTTGTGGGCTCGCGCTACTTTGTGCAACAGCCTTTGGTGCCGCTTAGCCGCATTCGCTTTCTGCTGAACCTCGACCTGGAGGGCACGGGCCAGGCCGGCGCTACCGTAGTAAACGCCCGGCTGCACGAGCCCGAGTACCAAACCTTGGTGCGCCTCAACCAGCAAGGCAACCACCTGCCCGCTTTAGCACCTAGGGGCCCCGCCGCCAACTCCGACCATTACCCCTTCTCCGAAGCCGGCGTGCCGGCCTTCTTCGTGTATCTGCGCGGCACGCCCACGCACTACCACGATGTGCACGACCGTGCCGAAACACTTCCCTTGAGCGGTTTTGCGGGCTTGTTTAAGCTTGCCACAACATTTCTGAATCAGCTGCAGCAGCAGCGGTAG
- a CDS encoding VanZ family protein — MTQPPTAPPLAGSRVWLLLSAAWTAFMLWGTLSPLNRLPPLPHWELLSFDTAAHAGMFVVTAVLYILTARRQRLFPSLRRRAFWWVLAVCLLLGAFIELVQTFMDLGRLGEWTDMISDGLGAVGGLLLMWLIRRWWDVPASAPAAKARTHA; from the coding sequence ATGACCCAACCGCCTACCGCCCCCCCGTTGGCCGGAAGCCGGGTCTGGCTGCTGCTATCCGCAGCCTGGACGGCCTTTATGCTCTGGGGCACGCTGAGTCCGCTGAACCGGCTGCCGCCGCTGCCCCACTGGGAGCTGTTGTCGTTTGATACTGCCGCGCACGCCGGCATGTTCGTGGTTACGGCCGTACTCTACATCCTTACAGCCCGTCGGCAACGGCTCTTCCCGAGTTTGCGCCGGCGGGCTTTTTGGTGGGTGCTGGCAGTGTGCCTCCTCCTGGGTGCCTTCATCGAGCTGGTGCAAACCTTCATGGACCTAGGCCGCCTAGGCGAATGGACGGACATGATCAGCGACGGCCTGGGTGCCGTGGGTGGGTTGCTGCTGATGTGGCTTATCCGCCGGTGGTGGGATGTTCCTGCATCCGCTCCGGCCGCCAAAGCCCGCACCCATGCCTAG
- the sprA gene encoding T9SS outer membrane translocon Sov/SprA, with protein MTPGTKKYVAAFSSVAVAFLLTWWSQAGPARNRTFEFSQLWSWLRVQPHGPLLAGLPDTTRPAAADTARYRSSRRPKVAPRDRQGNFLTERRRSPLVLPLPDNVKPQVTVSDSLDYVDVEENIGTDLDYRDPARLSFREFERLQQQQAIRNYFRTKSEGGVAGEAGNATAAKRLIPKIALAPGLGRIFGGEFIDIRPNGAATISLGWRQNFNDNPALTLRQRRNGDFNFQQNFNLNLTGQIGDKLRLLFNYDTRAAFDFENQIKADFTGYDTDIIRKVEMGNVSLPLNNSLVQGGQNMFGIKTQLQFGKLSVTGVAAQLRGTADEVRVQNGAQSRNFEIKASQYEANRHFFLSHFFRERYDAVLRNLPTVQSGVEIRRLEVYITNDNRTTETLRNVVALQDVAEPRRLYRGNLAKPGRELAPAGNDVNQVLELARRGPRDVQQIDGYLQSQNLTKTVDYELVRARKLDPREYTFNSQLGYLSLNTPLLPEQVLAISCEYLFNGRAYQIGETVTEYGNVPDTGVIFLKLLRATNPGVGLADAAQNPQNDRLQTGNLPVFDLMMKNIYALNASQLSRDQFRLDIIYKDDLTGLDLLSLKEGARIQNVPLTQVFNLDNLNPNNDRPADGNFDFLPGLTIDPEQGRVIFPVIEPFGSYLQTQFNPGEEALVRQYVYPELYTQVQSDAQQRQEKDKFFLKGRYAATSSDEITLPGIRIPEGSVRVYSGSTLLQEGTDYQVFYDQAKVKILNPSYLNSANELRVQFERDAVVQVLPRKLVGARLDYKVSDDLNFGGTVLHLLENQAPGINRVNLGEEPGNNTIYGLDVNLRRESRVLTKYLDALPFVSTKAPSSVAFSGEFAQFVPGQSKLGRGEDGASYLDDFENARTPFTLGGLNSTSTWRLASTPLPLGGALPGLQYSYRRAKLAWYTIDQTYFTNGRSKPGNIGVEDLKNHYSRGVPRSEVFPNRDNGALGNTYENTFDLAYYPTERGQYNYSPRVSADGRFLTSNPQSHYGGISREITFDTDFDNANVEYLEFWLMDPFIKNQSGKNYNTIDDSDPSTPSGPNTSGGELYFNLGSVSEDLLKDGVYEFENGLPDTNDQTNVQRTDWGRATRLQFLTDAFSTAPGGRERQDIGLDGLTQTEEQQFFASIPGYGSFADASADNFRHHLDGSFDQADVKILGRYKDFNGMEGNSRADGTQSSTAYPDKEDLNRDNVITDTERYYEYRVPLRPDQLRVGENFIVDQVTRPVNGDQVTWYQFRIPIRQYSGIQGANAEFGFKSIRFIRMYLTGWQQPTVLRFVQMQFVANQWRRYLGVIAQPNSGQPINVTNDADAFAISTVSVEENGATSGQSDAIPYVTPPGIQRDREYGSSTVNRQQNEQSLRLCVEGLKDGYAKAAYKNVNLDLLRYKRLKLFLHAESENRNLQDGQTQGFVRFGTDYSQNYYQYTLPLEVTRPGATTPDQIWPVANRIDVALQDFIDVKAERNQARASFLVPYSKTLPNGAVITVLGNPDLSALQGLMIGVQNPSDNGQGPDQSLCLWADELRVLNFDQNPGWAATARFNTRLADVANITATGSFTSVGFGALQDRPSQRSLDNIARGDVNAAVAVDKFLPEKLGLRVPVLLQAGHESRSPKYDPLDPDTPLEQSLQKFDSEQDRAAYRREVTDQTRSRSISLLNVRKERLNPDKKVRPYDVENLAVSYSLTERLHTDIRTDRDFTRTYTGALAYTYQPTPKSYAPLSSVQALNSPYLKFLQELNFTPLPSRFAFRADLDRRYNERFLQRTLVPGEVPTPDGIPGVFQKSFFINRIYDLKWDLTKSLILDYTATNRSSVDEGVGRAIGDSPEAQRNQDLLRRNLQRGGRTTNFNQTIALTYRLPLDKFPLTDWLSADTRYAANYSWQAASTALRAPLGGLNDTTTQKVDIGNTIQNNQDISVNGRIDLVKLYNKVRFLNIINNAPAPTAQRRQPGSEIDRLRRGNAPDAQTPEAADSAKGPELRALKAVLRSLMTARSLNFTYTRTSGTLLPGYLPGTRFFGLNSDFSAPGVPFILGQQYELNDLYNRANSRGWYTQRSDLLNTPLSSLKTENLNARTALEPFRDFNIQLDIRRQRVENNEVFYRLAVDEVNLQPFIDPNTGKFELAPRLPLGSGTFSTSFFALNTLFGDVNRQNASKSFNRFVSNRQPVRESLQSENPNGGYYGYNSQEVLIPAFLDAYRGRSSEGHKAKAFNPFGQLPLPNWRIDYNGLANLPFVQQYLRSVSITHQYSSEYQILGYTTSTLYDAKPEAGEFSKQVNQDRLYVPYYVVNQVTITERLAPLVGINFQTLEKVNGRVDYGLERNLFLNTTNAQVTELRNKTLTIGLGYTTNRFRIPFRIGGEQRILRNELNARLDLSIRDNVTFQRSVVDVAPPDPTTGDPGPVGRPEQQVTNGNRQFQLRPTIDYVVNQRLNLQFFFTRNVSQPKVVSNSYKNAATEGGIQLRYSLSQ; from the coding sequence TTGACACCTGGTACTAAGAAGTACGTTGCCGCTTTTTCCTCTGTTGCCGTAGCCTTCCTGCTGACCTGGTGGTCGCAGGCTGGGCCGGCGCGGAATCGCACGTTCGAGTTTTCGCAACTGTGGAGCTGGTTGCGGGTGCAGCCGCACGGGCCTTTGCTCGCCGGCCTGCCCGACACCACGCGCCCCGCCGCGGCCGACACCGCACGCTACCGCAGCAGCCGGCGCCCCAAAGTGGCCCCGCGCGACCGGCAGGGCAACTTCCTGACGGAACGGCGCCGCTCGCCCCTGGTGCTGCCCTTGCCCGACAACGTGAAGCCCCAGGTTACGGTGAGCGACTCGCTCGACTACGTGGACGTGGAGGAAAACATCGGTACCGACCTCGACTACCGCGACCCGGCCCGGTTATCGTTCCGGGAGTTTGAGCGCCTGCAGCAGCAGCAAGCCATTCGTAATTACTTCCGGACCAAATCGGAGGGCGGCGTGGCCGGCGAGGCGGGCAATGCCACGGCGGCCAAGCGCCTGATTCCGAAAATTGCGCTGGCTCCGGGCCTAGGTCGCATTTTCGGCGGCGAGTTCATCGACATCCGGCCCAACGGCGCGGCCACCATTTCCCTAGGTTGGCGCCAGAACTTCAACGACAACCCGGCCCTGACGCTGCGCCAGCGCCGCAACGGCGACTTCAACTTTCAGCAAAACTTCAATCTGAACCTCACGGGCCAGATTGGCGACAAGCTGCGCCTGCTGTTCAACTACGACACGCGCGCGGCGTTCGACTTCGAAAACCAGATTAAGGCCGACTTTACGGGCTACGACACCGACATCATCCGCAAAGTGGAGATGGGTAACGTGTCGTTGCCGCTGAACAACTCGTTGGTGCAAGGCGGGCAAAACATGTTCGGCATCAAAACGCAGCTGCAGTTTGGCAAGTTGAGCGTAACGGGCGTGGCAGCCCAGCTGCGCGGCACCGCCGACGAGGTACGAGTGCAAAACGGCGCCCAAAGCCGCAATTTCGAAATCAAAGCCTCGCAGTACGAGGCCAACCGGCACTTCTTCCTGTCGCACTTCTTCCGCGAGCGGTACGATGCCGTGCTGCGCAACCTGCCCACGGTGCAAAGCGGCGTCGAAATACGGCGCCTGGAGGTATACATCACCAACGACAACCGCACCACCGAAACGTTGCGCAACGTGGTGGCCCTGCAAGACGTGGCCGAGCCGCGCCGCCTTTACCGCGGCAACCTGGCTAAGCCCGGCCGCGAGCTTGCCCCGGCTGGTAACGACGTAAACCAGGTGCTAGAGCTGGCCCGCCGCGGCCCGCGCGATGTGCAGCAGATTGATGGGTACCTGCAAAGCCAGAACCTGACCAAAACCGTTGATTACGAGCTGGTACGTGCCCGAAAGCTCGATCCGCGCGAGTACACCTTCAACTCGCAGCTCGGCTACCTTTCGCTGAACACGCCGCTGCTGCCCGAGCAGGTGCTGGCTATTTCGTGCGAATACCTGTTTAACGGCCGTGCCTACCAGATCGGCGAAACGGTGACCGAGTACGGCAACGTGCCCGACACAGGCGTCATCTTCTTGAAGCTGCTGCGCGCTACCAACCCCGGCGTGGGCCTGGCCGACGCCGCGCAGAACCCCCAGAACGACCGCCTGCAAACGGGCAACCTGCCGGTGTTCGACTTGATGATGAAGAACATTTACGCGCTGAACGCCTCGCAGCTCAGCCGCGACCAGTTCCGCCTCGACATCATCTATAAAGACGACCTGACCGGCCTCGATTTGTTGTCGCTGAAGGAGGGCGCGCGCATCCAGAACGTGCCGTTAACGCAGGTTTTCAACCTCGACAACCTCAACCCCAACAACGACCGCCCCGCCGACGGCAACTTCGACTTTTTGCCGGGCCTGACCATCGACCCGGAACAGGGCCGCGTGATTTTCCCGGTGATTGAGCCGTTTGGCTCGTACCTGCAAACGCAGTTCAATCCCGGCGAGGAGGCCCTGGTGCGGCAGTACGTGTACCCCGAGCTGTACACGCAGGTGCAGAGCGACGCGCAGCAGCGGCAGGAGAAGGACAAGTTTTTCCTGAAGGGCCGCTACGCCGCCACCTCGAGCGACGAAATTACCCTGCCTGGCATCCGGATTCCGGAGGGCTCGGTGCGGGTGTACTCGGGCTCGACGCTGCTGCAGGAGGGCACCGATTACCAGGTATTCTACGATCAGGCGAAGGTTAAAATCCTGAACCCGAGCTACCTGAACTCGGCCAACGAGCTGCGCGTGCAGTTTGAGCGCGACGCCGTGGTGCAGGTGCTGCCGCGCAAGCTGGTGGGCGCCCGCCTCGACTACAAGGTATCCGACGACCTGAACTTTGGCGGCACGGTGCTGCACCTGCTCGAAAACCAGGCCCCCGGCATCAACCGAGTGAACCTGGGCGAAGAGCCCGGCAACAACACGATTTACGGCCTCGACGTGAACCTGCGCCGCGAATCGCGGGTGCTCACGAAGTACCTCGATGCGCTGCCCTTCGTGAGCACCAAGGCGCCGTCGTCGGTGGCCTTTAGCGGCGAGTTTGCGCAGTTTGTGCCGGGACAGTCGAAGCTGGGCCGCGGCGAAGACGGCGCTTCGTACCTCGACGACTTCGAAAACGCCCGCACGCCCTTTACCCTAGGTGGTCTGAACTCGACCAGCACCTGGCGGCTGGCTTCCACGCCGCTGCCTCTGGGTGGTGCCTTGCCCGGCCTGCAGTACAGCTACCGCCGCGCCAAGCTGGCCTGGTATACCATCGACCAGACGTACTTTACCAACGGCCGCTCCAAGCCGGGTAACATCGGCGTGGAGGATCTGAAGAACCACTACTCGCGTGGCGTGCCGCGCTCGGAGGTGTTCCCCAACCGCGACAACGGCGCCCTAGGTAACACCTACGAAAACACCTTCGACCTGGCTTATTACCCCACCGAGCGCGGGCAGTACAACTACTCGCCGCGGGTGTCGGCCGATGGCCGCTTCCTGACCTCGAACCCGCAGAGCCACTACGGCGGCATTTCGCGCGAAATCACCTTCGATACCGACTTCGACAACGCCAACGTGGAGTACCTGGAGTTCTGGCTGATGGACCCGTTCATCAAAAACCAGAGCGGCAAGAACTACAACACCATCGACGACTCGGACCCCAGCACGCCGAGCGGCCCGAACACCTCGGGCGGCGAGTTGTACTTCAACCTGGGCTCGGTGTCGGAAGACCTGTTGAAGGACGGCGTGTACGAGTTTGAGAACGGCCTGCCCGATACCAACGACCAAACCAACGTGCAGCGCACGGACTGGGGCCGCGCTACGCGTTTGCAGTTCCTGACCGACGCCTTTTCGACCGCCCCCGGCGGCCGCGAGCGGCAGGACATTGGCCTCGACGGCCTGACGCAAACCGAGGAGCAGCAGTTTTTCGCCAGCATTCCGGGCTACGGCTCTTTTGCCGATGCCTCGGCCGACAACTTCCGCCACCACCTCGACGGCTCCTTCGATCAGGCCGACGTGAAAATCCTAGGTCGCTACAAGGATTTTAACGGCATGGAGGGCAACTCGCGCGCCGACGGCACGCAGAGCTCCACCGCCTACCCCGACAAGGAAGATCTGAACCGCGACAACGTCATCACCGACACGGAGCGCTACTACGAGTACCGCGTGCCGCTGCGCCCCGATCAGCTGCGCGTGGGCGAAAACTTCATCGTGGATCAGGTTACCCGCCCCGTCAACGGCGACCAGGTAACGTGGTACCAGTTCCGCATTCCCATCCGGCAGTACTCGGGCATTCAGGGCGCCAACGCCGAGTTTGGCTTTAAGTCGATTCGCTTTATCCGGATGTACCTCACGGGCTGGCAGCAGCCCACGGTGCTGCGCTTCGTGCAGATGCAGTTTGTAGCCAACCAATGGCGCCGCTACCTAGGCGTGATTGCGCAGCCCAACAGCGGGCAGCCCATCAACGTAACGAACGATGCCGACGCCTTCGCCATTTCGACGGTGAGCGTGGAGGAGAACGGTGCTACCAGCGGCCAGAGCGACGCCATTCCCTACGTAACGCCGCCCGGCATTCAGCGCGACCGGGAGTACGGCTCGAGCACCGTAAACCGCCAGCAAAACGAGCAGTCGTTGCGCCTGTGCGTAGAGGGCCTGAAGGACGGCTACGCCAAAGCCGCCTACAAAAACGTGAACCTCGACCTGCTCCGCTACAAGCGCCTGAAGCTGTTTTTGCACGCCGAGAGCGAAAACCGCAACCTGCAGGACGGCCAAACCCAGGGCTTCGTACGCTTCGGCACCGACTACAGCCAGAACTACTATCAGTACACGCTGCCGCTGGAGGTTACCCGCCCCGGCGCCACCACTCCTGACCAAATCTGGCCGGTAGCCAACCGCATCGACGTAGCTCTGCAGGACTTCATCGACGTGAAGGCCGAGCGCAACCAGGCCCGCGCCAGCTTCCTGGTGCCCTACTCCAAGACGCTGCCCAACGGCGCCGTGATTACCGTGCTGGGCAACCCCGATCTGAGCGCCCTGCAAGGCCTTATGATTGGCGTGCAGAACCCCTCCGACAACGGCCAGGGCCCCGACCAGTCGCTGTGCCTCTGGGCCGACGAGCTGCGCGTGCTGAACTTCGACCAGAACCCCGGCTGGGCAGCTACGGCGCGCTTCAACACGCGCCTGGCCGATGTGGCCAACATTACCGCCACCGGCAGCTTTACCTCGGTGGGCTTCGGGGCCCTGCAAGACCGCCCCTCGCAACGCTCGCTCGACAACATTGCCCGCGGCGACGTGAATGCTGCAGTGGCGGTGGATAAGTTCCTGCCTGAAAAGCTGGGCCTGCGGGTGCCGGTGCTGCTACAGGCGGGCCACGAAAGTCGCTCGCCCAAGTACGACCCCCTCGACCCCGACACGCCGCTGGAGCAGTCGTTGCAGAAGTTCGACTCGGAGCAAGACCGCGCCGCCTACCGCCGCGAGGTAACCGACCAAACGCGCAGCCGCTCCATCAGCCTGCTGAACGTGCGGAAGGAACGCCTGAACCCCGACAAGAAGGTGCGGCCCTACGATGTGGAAAACCTGGCCGTAAGCTACTCGCTTACCGAGCGCCTGCACACCGACATCCGGACCGACCGCGACTTTACCCGTACCTACACCGGCGCGCTGGCCTACACCTACCAGCCCACGCCCAAGTCGTACGCGCCGCTGAGCTCGGTACAAGCGCTTAACTCGCCGTACCTGAAGTTTTTGCAGGAGCTGAACTTCACGCCCCTGCCCTCGCGCTTTGCCTTCCGCGCCGACCTAGACCGCCGCTACAACGAGCGTTTCCTGCAGCGCACGCTGGTGCCGGGCGAGGTGCCCACGCCCGACGGCATCCCGGGCGTGTTCCAGAAAAGCTTCTTCATCAACCGCATTTACGACCTGAAGTGGGACCTGACGAAAAGCCTGATCCTGGACTACACCGCCACCAACCGCAGCAGCGTCGACGAAGGCGTGGGCCGCGCCATCGGCGACTCGCCAGAGGCCCAGCGCAACCAGGATTTGCTGCGCCGCAACCTGCAGCGCGGCGGCCGCACCACCAACTTCAACCAAACCATTGCGCTTACCTACCGCCTGCCGCTCGATAAGTTTCCGCTGACCGACTGGCTTTCGGCCGACACCCGCTATGCCGCCAACTACTCGTGGCAAGCGGCCTCTACGGCCCTGCGGGCCCCGCTTGGTGGCCTGAACGATACCACGACGCAGAAGGTCGATATCGGCAACACTATTCAGAACAACCAGGACATCAGTGTCAACGGCCGCATCGATCTGGTGAAGCTCTATAACAAGGTTCGGTTCCTGAACATCATCAACAACGCCCCGGCCCCAACGGCGCAGCGCCGCCAGCCCGGCTCGGAGATTGACCGCCTGCGCCGCGGCAACGCCCCCGATGCCCAAACGCCCGAGGCGGCCGACTCGGCCAAGGGCCCCGAGCTGCGCGCCCTGAAAGCCGTGCTACGCTCGTTGATGACGGCCCGTTCGCTGAACTTTACCTACACCCGCACCTCGGGCACGCTGCTACCGGGTTACCTACCGGGCACCCGCTTCTTCGGCCTGAACAGTGACTTCTCGGCGCCGGGCGTGCCGTTTATTCTAGGTCAGCAGTATGAGCTGAACGACCTGTACAACCGGGCCAACTCGCGCGGCTGGTACACGCAGCGCAGCGACCTGCTGAACACGCCGCTAAGCTCGTTGAAGACGGAAAACCTGAACGCCCGCACGGCCCTGGAACCGTTCCGCGACTTCAACATCCAGTTGGATATTCGTCGGCAGCGGGTTGAAAACAACGAGGTATTCTACCGCTTGGCTGTCGACGAAGTCAACCTGCAGCCTTTCATCGACCCGAACACCGGCAAGTTTGAGCTGGCGCCACGCCTGCCGCTGGGCTCGGGCACGTTCAGCACGTCGTTCTTCGCGCTGAACACCTTGTTTGGCGACGTAAACCGGCAGAATGCGTCGAAGTCGTTTAACCGCTTTGTGAGCAACCGCCAGCCGGTGCGCGAAAGCCTGCAATCGGAAAATCCTAACGGCGGCTATTACGGCTACAACTCGCAGGAAGTACTGATTCCGGCCTTCTTGGATGCGTATCGCGGCCGCTCGTCGGAGGGGCACAAGGCCAAGGCTTTTAATCCGTTTGGCCAGTTACCGCTGCCCAACTGGCGCATCGACTACAACGGCTTGGCCAACCTGCCCTTCGTGCAGCAATACCTGCGCTCGGTGTCGATTACGCACCAGTACTCCTCGGAATACCAGATTTTGGGCTACACTACCTCCACCCTCTACGACGCTAAGCCTGAGGCAGGGGAATTCTCGAAGCAGGTAAACCAGGACCGCCTGTACGTGCCCTACTACGTGGTGAATCAGGTAACCATTACCGAGCGTCTTGCTCCGCTGGTGGGCATCAACTTCCAGACCCTGGAGAAAGTAAACGGCCGCGTGGATTACGGCCTGGAGCGTAACCTCTTCCTGAACACCACCAACGCCCAGGTAACCGAGCTGCGCAACAAAACGCTGACCATCGGCCTGGGTTACACCACCAACCGCTTCCGGATTCCGTTCCGCATCGGGGGCGAGCAGCGCATCCTGCGCAACGAGCTCAACGCGCGCCTCGACCTTTCCATCCGCGACAACGTGACGTTCCAGCGCAGCGTGGTGGATGTGGCCCCGCCCGACCCCACTACCGGCGACCCCGGCCCGGTGGGCCGGCCCGAGCAGCAGGTTACCAACGGCAACCGCCAGTTTCAGCTGCGCCCCACCATCGATTACGTCGTGAATCAGCGCCTGAACCTGCAATTTTTTTTCACGCGCAACGTGTCGCAGCCGAAGGTGGTAAGCAACTCCTACAAGAACGCCGCCACCGAAGGCGGCATTCAGCTGCGATACAGCTTGTCGCAATAA
- a CDS encoding YicC/YloC family endoribonuclease, whose product MLLSMTGYGVAHHETEQYTVTIEIKSLNSKGLDLGLRTPRSIAAYELELRNLVSRQLVRGKVNVSIDITRPAAARSRATLNREALMAAYQELQSVAQELGDGSSNLLELALRMPGVVQTPAEAAAPSEEELALSWDDLQPLVQHALDRVLEFRRTEGQALTTEILSYIDRIRILLSDVERHDPTRLENVRRRMHEGLGELMQNDQFNPSRFEQELLYYIEKLDIAEEKVRLISHLHYFTETVHLPEHSGKKLIFISQEIGREINTIGSKANDSTIQHLVVGMKEELEKIKEQLNNIL is encoded by the coding sequence ATGCTCCTGTCCATGACTGGCTACGGGGTTGCTCATCACGAAACCGAGCAATACACCGTTACAATTGAAATCAAGTCGCTCAACTCCAAAGGCCTCGACCTGGGTTTGCGCACCCCGCGCTCCATTGCAGCCTACGAGTTGGAGCTACGCAACCTCGTCAGCCGCCAACTCGTGCGCGGCAAGGTCAACGTCAGCATCGATATTACCCGGCCAGCCGCAGCCCGCTCGCGTGCTACCCTAAACCGTGAGGCTTTAATGGCTGCCTATCAGGAGCTGCAAAGCGTAGCCCAGGAGTTGGGCGATGGCTCAAGCAATTTGCTGGAGCTGGCTTTGCGCATGCCCGGCGTGGTGCAAACGCCCGCCGAAGCCGCCGCGCCGTCGGAAGAAGAACTGGCTTTATCGTGGGACGACCTGCAGCCGCTGGTGCAGCATGCCCTCGACCGGGTACTGGAGTTCCGCCGCACCGAAGGGCAGGCCCTCACCACCGAAATCCTGAGCTACATCGACCGCATTCGCATTCTGTTATCGGATGTGGAGCGCCACGACCCCACTCGCCTCGAAAACGTGCGGCGCCGCATGCACGAGGGCCTGGGCGAGCTGATGCAAAACGACCAGTTTAATCCCAGCCGCTTCGAGCAGGAGCTGCTATACTATATAGAGAAGCTGGATATAGCCGAAGAGAAAGTGCGCCTGATCAGCCATTTGCATTACTTCACCGAAACGGTGCACCTGCCCGAGCACAGCGGCAAAAAACTGATCTTCATTTCGCAGGAAATCGGCCGCGAAATCAACACCATCGGCTCCAAAGCCAACGATTCCACCATCCAGCATTTGGTGGTTGGAATGAAGGAGGAGCTTGAAAAAATAAAAGAGCAACTTAACAATATCCTATAA